CGACAAAGTGCCCCCTGGTTTGAGGAAGAAGGCGTTCGCTTGTTGAGGATTCTAACTGATAGAGGAACCGAGTATTGTGGAAATAGGGAACATCATGAATTCCAATTATTCCTTGCTGTGGAAAATATAGACCATTCGAAAACAAAAGCAAGACATCCTCAATCGAACGGCATTTGTGAAAGATTTCATAGAACCATTCAAGATGAATTCTATGCAGTTGCTTTCAGAAAGAAGGTATACAATTCGATTGAGGATTTGCAAAAGGATTTGGATCAGTGGATCGAGTCGTATAACTATGAACGAACACATCAAGGCAAGTATTGTTTTGGCAAAACTCCGATTCAAACTTTCCTTGACGCAAAAGAATTAGCTAAGAAAAAGTATCTCGACAACTTACAGTTTCCGTTATAAAAAGAACTAAGTGTAAGATCTTATTTTGGCTATTACACATTAAACTAGAGATTAAGCTCTCGCCTTACTTTTCGAAATTGAACTGTTCTTAATCTTATAATCTTTTATCAGTATCTCAGTAGGTATTCCTAAATTTTGATTAATTTTTCTGATCATTTCTAAAGTTAATTTTCTTTTTTTGTTTAGAATTTCCGTCGCCCTACTTCGACCACCAATCCAATTTCCCAAATCTACATTCTTTAGATTCTTCTCTTCCATTACCGATTTAATTGCTTCAATTGGATCTGGATTTTCAATCGGATAACGCTTATTTTCATAAGCGTCAACAAGCGTTATTAAAATATCTAATTTGTCATATTCAGGAGTATTTTTTTTTGAGTCCCAAAGTTTATCAATTTCTTTAAGAGCAAACTCATGGTCTTTCACAGATTTTACTGGTTTAATTTCCATTTAAATATCCTCGGCATTAATTTTATCATATTGTTCATGTGTTCCAATAAAGCGAATGAAGACAGTTTGTAGATTATAATGTATCTTTACAATTAGCCTATATTTATTTCCATGAATGTTAAAAACGACTCTACTATTTCTTAAAATACTTGCGTTTCGATACTTTTCTTTAATTACGCTTGGAGAAGCCCAAATTGATTTAGAAGCTTCTTTAAACCACACTTCAATTGGTATTTTTGAATCTAAATATTTTGGATTTTCATAAAAATCTCTTAAAATTTTTCGTGAGATTATCCGCACATCGTCATTTTTTCATGTTACCATTTTGGGAACAACATTTTTCACATCATTTTGAATAAATTCCAAAGTATTATCTTGTCCGGAATTGGAGAAAATTTAGCCCAAAACTTTCGTCTAACGAAAGAGTCTCCTCGACGTTGCGTCTCCGAGCGCTTACGCGCGAAGGAGTTGGCACGAGGTTCGAGTGAGCCTTAGCGAACGTCTCGCGAACCGAAGTGACAAAGCAATGTGCCGGAGGCCGGAGTGAGGGTTGCATTAGCAATCCCGAACGAAGCGAGGAGACGAAGTTATACGCCGTTTTGAATTTTTACACGCTGATAAGCTCTTTGTAACTTTTGATTTCTTTTAATTCACCAGAAATCTTTTCTCTTTCTTCACGAATCTCGTATTCGTCTTGGATACCCATCCAAAACTCAACGGAATTACCAAAAAACTTAGAAAATCGTAACGCTGTATCCGCAGATATTCCTCTTTTGCCATGAATGATTTCACTAATTCTTGTTGGATTTAATTTGGTTTCTTTGGCTAAGCGGTAAGCAGTTACATTCATTGGTAAAAGAAATTCCTCGTAAAGAATTTCACCAGGATGCACATTCGGTATTTTTTTCATAATCGCTCCTAATGATAATCAACAATTTCGACATCGTAAGCGTTACCATCTTTCCATTTAAAGCAAATACGCCACTGGTCATTTATACGAATACTATGTTGACCTGCCATATTACCGGAAAGCTTTTCCAAATGATTAGCAGGTGGAATCTTCAAGTCTTCTATTTGCTTT
The window above is part of the Leptospira sanjuanensis genome. Proteins encoded here:
- a CDS encoding helix-turn-helix domain-containing protein is translated as MEIKPVKSVKDHEFALKEIDKLWDSKKNTPEYDKLDILITLVDAYENKRYPIENPDPIEAIKSVMEEKNLKNVDLGNWIGGRSRATEILNKKRKLTLEMIRKINQNLGIPTEILIKDYKIKNSSISKSKARA
- a CDS encoding type II toxin-antitoxin system HigB family toxin, with translation MRIISRKILRDFYENPKYLDSKIPIEVWFKEASKSIWASPSVIKEKYRNASILRNSRVVFNIHGNKYRLIVKIHYNLQTVFIRFIGTHEQYDKINAEDI
- a CDS encoding HigA family addiction module antitoxin, whose protein sequence is MKKIPNVHPGEILYEEFLLPMNVTAYRLAKETKLNPTRISEIIHGKRGISADTALRFSKFFGNSVEFWMGIQDEYEIREEREKISGELKEIKSYKELISV
- a CDS encoding type II toxin-antitoxin system RelE/ParE family toxin → MINSFKSKETEKIWNQEFSKKLPTQIQSLAYRKLVMIARSKQIEDLKIPPANHLEKLSGNMAGQHSIRINDQWRICFKWKDGNAYDVEIVDYH